From one Thermomicrobiales bacterium genomic stretch:
- a CDS encoding CHAD domain-containing protein: MAKRDRIDGLSGSTEYRFAIGRVIETRFDEMMLHRAGTLLGRDPEQLHDMRVGSRRLRAAMDVATDCFPRRRYGYYHQTIKRLTDVLGGVRDCDVLRETLVAYRRSRPTAEHPAINRMLRDLRVERDARRIDMIAFFETLDADRFDVRFRGFLAEYSRGEG, translated from the coding sequence ATGGCCAAACGAGATCGTATCGATGGCCTGAGTGGATCAACCGAGTATCGGTTCGCCATCGGGCGAGTGATCGAAACACGGTTCGATGAGATGATGCTCCACCGCGCTGGCACGCTCCTGGGGCGAGATCCCGAACAATTGCACGACATGCGCGTCGGCTCCCGCCGACTGAGGGCAGCGATGGATGTCGCGACCGACTGTTTTCCCCGACGGCGCTATGGTTACTACCACCAGACGATCAAGCGGCTCACCGACGTGCTCGGCGGGGTTCGGGATTGTGATGTGCTGCGTGAGACGCTCGTTGCCTACCGGCGAAGCCGGCCGACAGCCGAGCACCCCGCAATCAATCGCATGCTCCGCGATCTCCGCGTTGAGCGCGATGCGCGCAGGATCGACATGATCGCCTTCTTCGAGACGCTTGACGCGGACCGGTTTGATGTCCGTTTCCGTGGATTCCTGGCGGAGTATTCCCGTGGCGAAGGCTAA
- a CDS encoding CBS domain-containing protein, giving the protein MSTATRIIVGEIMTRDIITVTSDTTTESAARTLFTQRISGMPVVEDGRLVGLVTEYDIIAKEGQTVGDIMTRDVVTVSEDTDAEAVAQILTSQHVRRVPVVLDGRVTGIVSRSDLVRLFALTRWSCEACGYYTRGFERLSVCPKCGGKSIILEREPPGS; this is encoded by the coding sequence ATGTCGACCGCCACACGCATCATCGTCGGCGAGATCATGACTCGCGATATCATCACCGTCACTTCTGACACCACAACGGAGTCGGCGGCAAGGACGCTATTCACCCAGCGTATCTCGGGGATGCCTGTCGTCGAAGATGGCCGGCTGGTCGGCCTGGTGACTGAGTACGACATCATCGCCAAGGAGGGCCAGACTGTCGGCGACATCATGACGCGCGACGTCGTCACTGTCAGCGAAGATACGGACGCCGAAGCCGTCGCCCAGATTCTGACGAGCCAGCATGTCCGGCGCGTCCCCGTCGTACTCGACGGTCGAGTGACCGGCATCGTGTCCCGCTCCGATCTCGTGCGTCTATTCGCGCTGACGCGATGGTCGTGCGAAGCGTGTGGTTACTACACGCGTGGCTTCGAGCGGCTCAGTGTCTGCCCGAAGTGCGGCGGCAAGTCGATCATCCTCGAGCGCGAACCGCCGGGCTCGTAA
- a CDS encoding CYTH domain-containing protein — MTEPREIEAKFEIDDPTPLRELKKAPPLTVVSAEEIIQVDTYLDTPDGALHQAGSTLRLRESSGRWTLTYKGKRAPSTIGHAHIASRVEVSEPVTAQVAASILAGQRTETRLPPITLAGTATGDAPLVPVARIENHRTAIGLLDEAGRAYELAVDDCRGERLSDGRVLTFSEVELEARTADHDDLLRAVDALRTAVPSLRPSGQTKLARVLSQAAGGGTYNSHKRSY; from the coding sequence ATGACTGAACCACGCGAGATCGAAGCCAAATTCGAGATCGACGATCCCACGCCGTTACGCGAGCTCAAGAAGGCGCCTCCGCTTACTGTCGTCTCCGCAGAAGAGATCATTCAGGTGGACACCTATCTCGATACTCCGGACGGCGCGCTGCACCAAGCCGGCTCCACACTCCGGCTGCGCGAGAGCAGCGGACGATGGACGTTGACCTATAAGGGCAAGCGCGCGCCGAGCACGATCGGGCATGCCCACATCGCGTCACGAGTCGAAGTGAGCGAGCCCGTCACCGCGCAGGTCGCGGCGTCAATCCTGGCCGGCCAGCGCACGGAGACGCGCCTGCCTCCCATCACACTGGCAGGGACAGCAACAGGCGATGCGCCTCTCGTGCCAGTGGCGCGTATTGAGAACCACCGCACCGCGATCGGCCTTCTCGATGAGGCCGGCCGCGCCTACGAACTCGCTGTCGATGATTGCCGCGGAGAGCGCCTTTCGGATGGCCGCGTACTGACGTTCAGTGAAGTCGAGCTGGAGGCGCGAACAGCGGATCATGACGACTTACTGCGAGCAGTAGACGCGTTACGCACAGCCGTCCCCTCGCTGCGCCCGTCGGGCCAGACGAAGCTGGCCCGGGTGCTCAGCCAGGCTGCCGGCGGCGGGACATATAACTCGCACAAACGTTCGTATTGA
- the ppk1 gene encoding polyphosphate kinase 1 — protein MKTKRHRNVATRHRERSSTSALRSPDLYLNRELSWLEFNRRVLEESLDERNPLLERVKFLAIFSSNLDEFFMIRVAGIVGQVRAGDDTAARDGLSPAEQLAAIKLLVTEMSVRQRLCWHEEIVPALREHGIFIEDYSRLTGRDRKALTRYFERQIFPILTPLAVDSGHPFPHISNRSLNLLIVVEDERGSHIARMKIPSILPRFVAVPDADGNLPVSSRRKQRFVMVEEIIEANLDQLFPGKTIRSSHSFRVIRDADFEIAASTGDSLLKVIERELDQRLFGFPVRLSVESSMPEDLRHWLAAQLSASPEDVYVLDRPHGMADLMKLYSVDRPMLKDKPFVPRYPEVLSQHESIFEAIRHQDVLLYHPYDSFTPVVDFVRQAASDGDVVAFKQTLYRVGAHSPLVDALMEARDDETQIAVLVELRARFDEESNINWARSMEAEGIHVAYGLQQLKTHCKVATVVRREGDDLRQYVHLGTGNYNVATSRIYTDLGLMTCDPDIAADVADIFNFLTGYSNQSEYRKLLVAPVNLRSRLIDLIEREMEHGSKGRIILKANALSDYWIAEALYRAAQAGVKIDLIIRGICVLRPGLPGISENIRVISIVGRFLEHVRLFYFQHAGADGSECMYAGSADLMRRNLDYRVEILFPIEDRSILERLRDGILELQLHDNVRARQLQRDGSYVRLTPKDGEAALDSQLVHLNYEPSAAARAFITARQDPD, from the coding sequence ATGAAGACGAAACGACATCGTAACGTGGCAACGCGACACCGCGAGCGGTCGAGCACGAGCGCGCTGCGATCGCCAGATCTCTATCTCAATCGCGAGCTGAGCTGGCTCGAGTTCAATCGCCGCGTGCTGGAGGAATCGCTCGACGAGCGTAACCCTCTGCTGGAGCGCGTGAAGTTCCTTGCGATCTTCTCCTCCAACCTCGATGAGTTCTTCATGATCCGCGTCGCTGGCATCGTGGGACAGGTGCGCGCCGGAGACGACACAGCCGCGCGCGACGGGCTGTCGCCGGCCGAGCAATTGGCCGCGATCAAGCTTCTGGTCACCGAAATGTCGGTGCGACAGCGTCTCTGCTGGCATGAAGAGATCGTGCCGGCTCTGCGTGAGCATGGCATCTTCATCGAAGACTATTCTCGCCTCACCGGGCGGGATCGCAAGGCGCTCACTCGATACTTTGAGCGGCAGATCTTCCCGATCCTGACACCGTTGGCAGTCGATTCGGGCCACCCATTCCCACATATCTCCAATCGGAGCCTGAATCTCCTGATCGTCGTGGAGGACGAGCGGGGAAGCCATATCGCGAGAATGAAGATTCCGTCGATCTTGCCGCGATTCGTCGCGGTTCCCGATGCCGACGGGAACCTGCCAGTCTCCTCACGCAGGAAGCAGCGCTTCGTGATGGTGGAGGAGATCATCGAGGCGAATCTTGACCAGCTTTTCCCTGGCAAGACTATCCGCAGCAGCCATTCATTCCGCGTGATCCGCGATGCCGATTTCGAGATCGCAGCGAGCACCGGCGACAGCCTCCTGAAGGTAATCGAGCGTGAGCTGGACCAGCGGCTCTTCGGCTTTCCGGTCCGTCTTTCCGTCGAGTCGTCGATGCCAGAGGATCTGCGGCACTGGCTCGCTGCTCAACTCAGCGCCTCTCCAGAGGATGTCTACGTGCTCGACCGCCCACACGGCATGGCGGATCTGATGAAGCTGTACTCTGTAGATCGACCCATGCTCAAAGACAAGCCGTTCGTGCCGCGCTATCCCGAGGTCCTCAGCCAGCACGAGTCGATCTTTGAGGCGATACGGCACCAGGATGTCCTCCTCTACCATCCCTATGATTCGTTCACGCCAGTGGTCGACTTCGTGAGGCAGGCGGCCAGTGATGGCGATGTGGTGGCGTTCAAGCAGACGCTGTACCGGGTCGGAGCACACTCGCCGTTGGTCGATGCTCTCATGGAAGCGCGCGACGACGAGACACAGATCGCAGTGCTGGTCGAGCTGCGGGCCCGATTCGACGAGGAGAGCAATATCAACTGGGCTCGGTCGATGGAGGCGGAGGGCATCCACGTCGCCTACGGTCTGCAGCAGCTGAAAACGCACTGCAAGGTGGCGACTGTCGTCCGGCGCGAAGGGGATGATCTGAGGCAGTACGTGCATCTCGGGACGGGCAACTACAACGTCGCGACATCTCGTATCTACACGGATCTCGGCCTGATGACCTGCGACCCGGATATTGCCGCTGATGTCGCCGACATCTTCAACTTTCTGACGGGCTACTCAAACCAGTCTGAGTACAGGAAGCTGCTCGTCGCGCCGGTCAACCTGCGTTCGCGACTCATCGATCTGATCGAGCGCGAGATGGAGCACGGATCCAAAGGCCGCATCATCCTCAAGGCAAACGCGCTGTCCGACTACTGGATCGCTGAGGCGCTCTATCGCGCCGCACAGGCCGGCGTGAAGATCGACCTGATCATTCGCGGAATCTGCGTCTTGCGCCCCGGCCTCCCCGGAATCAGCGAAAATATCCGGGTCATCAGCATTGTCGGACGATTCCTGGAGCATGTCCGGCTGTTCTATTTCCAGCATGCGGGCGCGGATGGCTCCGAATGCATGTATGCCGGCAGCGCCGATCTGATGCGGCGGAATCTGGATTACCGTGTCGAAATCCTGTTTCCAATCGAGGATCGCTCGATTCTCGAGCGGCTCCGTGACGGCATTCTGGAGCTTCAGCTGCACGATAACGTCCGCGCAAGGCAATTGCAGCGGGATGGATCGTATGTGCGCCTCACTCCGAAAGACGGCGAAGCCGCGCTCGATTCCCAGCTCGTCCACTTGAATTACGAGCCCAGCGCCGCCGCGCGCGCGTTCATCACCGCGCGACAGGACCCCGATTAG
- a CDS encoding metallophosphoesterase has product MTRASNTLRIVQLSDFHYAPGPECDIGLDLVRRLMDELLPDLILVTGDLSRNGLHKQFVPVIDFLASYGMDRVRAIPGNRDYLAGGTGPLRPADSDLNYFLEAPDTAIDDPATSSDKATPFLEFFDDVDFFDRTRELCIVGLDSEPVIPDESLRRGIAFLEGSSSKLTRVFCTHRSLLPVPGKKVKEGDILPNAGDILDELMTAGVDLVLCAHLHRVHAWELCRDGRTMAVVNAPSLLDRSPGKEVGLLSYDIERRGQLRATFHSLADKPPRILVDTTVRAKEKRRSG; this is encoded by the coding sequence GTGACGAGAGCGAGCAATACCCTGCGTATCGTGCAACTTTCCGATTTCCATTACGCACCCGGCCCCGAGTGCGATATCGGCCTGGATCTCGTGCGGCGTCTAATGGACGAGCTTCTGCCCGATCTGATCCTCGTCACCGGAGACCTGTCGCGAAATGGATTACACAAGCAGTTCGTTCCAGTCATCGATTTTCTGGCCTCCTACGGGATGGATCGCGTGCGAGCGATCCCGGGCAATCGCGATTACCTGGCCGGCGGAACGGGTCCGTTACGTCCGGCGGATTCAGACCTCAACTACTTCCTCGAAGCGCCGGATACGGCTATTGACGACCCCGCGACATCAAGCGACAAGGCAACACCGTTTCTTGAGTTCTTCGACGATGTTGATTTCTTCGATCGCACCCGAGAGCTGTGCATCGTCGGCCTCGATAGCGAGCCCGTTATTCCGGATGAATCGCTGCGCCGTGGCATTGCGTTCCTTGAAGGCTCTTCGTCGAAGCTGACGCGTGTGTTCTGTACGCATCGCTCCCTCCTGCCGGTGCCGGGCAAGAAGGTGAAAGAGGGAGACATCCTGCCAAACGCTGGCGATATCCTGGATGAGCTGATGACCGCTGGCGTCGATCTCGTGCTTTGCGCCCATCTACACCGCGTGCACGCCTGGGAACTGTGCCGCGATGGACGAACGATGGCGGTCGTCAACGCGCCGTCCCTGCTCGATCGCTCACCGGGCAAGGAAGTCGGCCTGCTGTCGTACGATATCGAGCGTCGTGGTCAGCTGCGAGCAACGTTCCACTCACTAGCCGACAAGCCACCACGCATACTGGTCGATACAACAGTTCGCGCCAAAGAGAAGAGACGCTCGGGATGA
- a CDS encoding CHAD domain-containing protein produces the protein MAKAKRVRGIRCSASSAHNARLVIQTRLDEMLAFAPWVDDPANVEEIHNLRIAAKRLRYSLELFRFALPSATGGLINEVKEIQEHVGDLHDADVMIEHVLEVIAGDAQRRSARLLGIASSVDRGTIAQRHQRLKSAAGAVSTPRDDIAFFTLIAHRAEDRDRAYEKFLTAWRRLLESDFPTRVTTVLDEAVALAAIAHESGETAG, from the coding sequence GTGGCGAAGGCTAAGCGGGTTCGCGGCATCCGTTGCAGCGCGTCATCTGCGCACAATGCCCGCCTGGTGATTCAGACTCGTCTCGACGAGATGTTGGCATTCGCGCCGTGGGTAGACGATCCGGCGAACGTCGAGGAGATCCATAATCTGCGTATCGCCGCCAAGCGCCTGCGTTACTCGCTCGAGCTATTCCGATTCGCGCTTCCGTCGGCCACAGGCGGGTTGATCAACGAGGTCAAGGAAATCCAGGAACATGTCGGCGACCTGCACGACGCAGATGTCATGATCGAGCATGTCCTGGAGGTTATTGCAGGCGATGCCCAGCGCAGATCAGCCCGTCTACTTGGCATCGCTTCGTCGGTCGATCGCGGCACGATCGCCCAGCGGCACCAGCGACTGAAGTCGGCCGCCGGCGCGGTCTCAACACCCCGAGACGATATCGCATTCTTCACGCTCATTGCCCACCGCGCGGAAGATCGAGACCGTGCATACGAAAAATTCCTCACCGCCTGGCGGCGACTATTGGAGAGCGACTTCCCCACCAGAGTGACGACAGTCCTCGACGAGGCGGTGGCGTTGGCAGCCATTGCTCACGAATCGGGCGAGACCGCGGGATGA
- a CDS encoding metallophosphoesterase family protein, with protein sequence MSARLRVAVVTDIHGNLEALEAVLADIERRGPFDRLVAGGDYCLNGPDPARALDLIVDRADIMLNGNTDRDLVDEGVNDPELGEKKRASIQWTRDALGSGRLAMLAQLPHSDLVETPGEPLLVVHANPHDLDQHIFPDMTVDAVRTLVAPFHAGVLVFGHLHIPYRRRIGKLRLFDVASCGLSRDGDRRAAWGSFVWSPDNGWRGAIHRVAYDHGTTVLRMLDSGMPHPDRRIRDLLRATYD encoded by the coding sequence ATGAGCGCCAGGTTGCGCGTCGCGGTGGTCACCGATATCCACGGCAATCTCGAGGCGCTGGAGGCTGTCCTCGCGGACATCGAGCGTCGCGGCCCATTCGATCGCCTCGTTGCTGGTGGCGACTACTGCCTGAATGGCCCGGATCCAGCCCGGGCGCTCGATCTGATCGTCGATCGTGCGGATATCATGCTCAACGGAAACACCGACCGCGATCTCGTCGATGAAGGCGTCAACGATCCGGAACTCGGCGAGAAGAAGCGTGCGTCGATCCAGTGGACCCGCGACGCTCTCGGGAGCGGCCGGCTCGCCATGCTGGCCCAACTTCCGCATTCTGACCTTGTTGAGACCCCGGGCGAGCCGCTTCTTGTCGTCCACGCCAACCCGCACGACCTCGACCAACATATATTTCCAGACATGACAGTCGACGCCGTCCGCACGCTCGTCGCGCCGTTCCATGCAGGAGTGCTGGTATTCGGACATCTCCATATTCCCTATCGACGTCGAATCGGAAAACTGCGCCTGTTCGATGTCGCATCCTGTGGCCTGTCACGCGACGGCGATCGCCGAGCAGCGTGGGGATCGTTCGTCTGGAGCCCGGACAACGGCTGGCGTGGCGCGATCCATCGCGTCGCCTACGATCACGGCACGACGGTCCTTCGGATGCTGGACAGCGGCATGCCACACCCCGATCGACGCATTCGCGATTTGCTGAGGGCCACCTATGACTGA
- a CDS encoding thymidylate kinase: MSAQSTVSTSTTSSPSKLPGTLLVVEGIDRSGRSTQIALLIDWLRRRHIEPVRTDWSTSPHISKAIHKAKAAGELRPITFSLFYAADFTDRVANVIVPALERGDVVVADRYVYTAFARDIARGADPGWLETLYGFAPPPDAVFYLRVPPGVTRQRVPSTPSKSIDRYEAGLDLGLSTDPDESFQLYQQLVFDEFERLAREHSFTVIDGTEDVDSIARRIRSKAREVLGARPNT; the protein is encoded by the coding sequence GTGAGCGCGCAGTCAACGGTCTCTACGTCAACCACCTCGTCCCCGTCCAAACTGCCCGGAACACTCCTCGTCGTCGAAGGCATCGATCGATCGGGCCGCAGCACCCAGATCGCACTCCTCATCGACTGGCTCCGCAGACGGCACATCGAACCGGTGCGGACAGACTGGAGTACGTCTCCCCACATCTCGAAGGCGATCCACAAGGCAAAGGCCGCAGGCGAATTGCGTCCGATTACGTTCAGCCTGTTTTATGCAGCCGACTTCACCGACCGCGTTGCGAACGTCATCGTGCCGGCGCTCGAGCGTGGCGATGTTGTGGTGGCTGATCGTTATGTCTATACTGCGTTTGCCCGCGACATCGCGCGCGGAGCAGACCCCGGCTGGCTGGAGACACTCTACGGCTTTGCCCCTCCGCCCGACGCCGTTTTCTACCTTCGTGTCCCGCCAGGAGTGACCCGGCAACGCGTGCCAAGCACTCCCAGCAAGTCGATAGACCGCTATGAGGCCGGGCTGGACCTCGGGCTGAGCACCGACCCGGATGAGTCATTTCAGCTCTATCAGCAGCTCGTGTTCGATGAATTCGAACGGCTCGCGCGCGAACATTCGTTTACGGTGATTGACGGCACGGAGGACGTCGATTCCATCGCGCGGCGCATTCGGTCGAAAGCCCGGGAGGTTCTCGGGGCGCGTCCAAACACCTGA
- a CDS encoding CoA ester lyase: MAPTPSSLTWRTVSRSHRKAAAREMVASALAAWPANSPVRRYVRITPPRFQQVDLDLQVIAMYGDVGVVVPKVDRAIELASVCDAAAGREIIVNVETPRAVLHAEELANARGVTGLFLGGEDLSAALGMRRTPEGHELDAARWQILLAARAAGIAAWDAICPEFRDLGILTRDCATAAAMGFDGKFAIHPAQIPVIHAAYTPSPAETEQAARIVAAFDAAVAEGVGAVEVDGQMVDPPVAERARSLLQRAGITT; this comes from the coding sequence GTGGCGCCGACGCCATCGTCTTTGACCTGGAGGACAGTGTCCCGGTCGCACAGAAAAGCTGCGGCGAGGGAGATGGTGGCCAGCGCTCTCGCGGCATGGCCGGCCAACTCACCCGTCCGCCGCTACGTGCGAATCACGCCCCCGCGCTTTCAACAGGTGGACCTCGATTTGCAGGTTATCGCCATGTACGGGGATGTCGGTGTCGTCGTCCCGAAGGTAGATCGGGCAATTGAGCTCGCATCGGTCTGTGATGCAGCGGCCGGCCGGGAAATCATCGTCAATGTCGAGACGCCACGAGCAGTGCTACACGCGGAAGAGTTAGCGAACGCTCGGGGGGTTACGGGGTTGTTTCTCGGCGGTGAGGACCTGAGTGCGGCCTTGGGCATGCGACGCACGCCCGAGGGTCACGAGCTTGACGCCGCTCGTTGGCAGATTCTGCTGGCGGCTCGCGCGGCTGGCATCGCCGCGTGGGATGCGATCTGCCCTGAATTCCGGGATCTTGGGATCCTGACGCGCGACTGCGCCACTGCCGCCGCGATGGGCTTTGACGGCAAGTTCGCGATCCACCCGGCCCAGATTCCCGTCATCCATGCCGCATACACACCCTCCCCGGCCGAAACGGAACAGGCCGCTCGAATTGTCGCAGCCTTCGATGCCGCGGTCGCGGAGGGGGTCGGCGCAGTCGAGGTGGATGGTCAGATGGTCGATCCACCCGTTGCAGAACGGGCGCGATCGCTCCTCCAGCGCGCCGGGATCACGACGTGA